The Microbacterium sp. KUDC0406 genome includes a window with the following:
- a CDS encoding extracellular solute-binding protein — MMSATPDRPRRSDDDTTVGYLTAAVPHRVRRHRRRGSARRLLPAATASGTQTLQFWHLLSGGDGVIMSSLLDGVNTAQDAYRIRPTVLAWGTPYYTKLAMAAAGGRAPDVAIMHATRVLGWAPGGLLDAWDLDRLAELGVDEQTFPEPIWQKGEVGGKHLSIALDAHPFVLMYNTDICGKAGVLDSDGRLKEASSPEEFLDMVAAVAEAAGGHGLSYGYLGDGAQMWRLFYTLYAQHGTEMELPEGGTADIDTDVAVESLTFMQTLLDGTLAAKQSDYGTAVAEFSTGKSGLFLTGVWELRTMQDAGIPFDVAPIPPIFGTRAAYADSHAFVLPHQSRPDEQHRDLTYQFVADMLKGSFDWATAGHIPAYLPITESPEYQDLLPQAHYAEAAGYVVYDPPAWFTGSGSNFQGEFGAAAQPALLSGSDPAAAISRFEARVNRFLSQPNPADPEGSRS; from the coding sequence ATGATGTCGGCAACCCCCGATCGTCCACGAAGGAGTGACGATGACACCACCGTTGGATATCTCACGGCGGCAGTTCCTCACCGCGTCCGCCGTCACCGCCGGCGCGGCTCTGCTCGCCGGCTGCTCCCCGCCGCCACCGCCTCCGGTACTCAGACGCTGCAGTTCTGGCATCTGCTCTCCGGCGGTGACGGCGTGATCATGTCGTCGCTGCTCGACGGCGTGAACACGGCTCAGGACGCCTACCGCATCCGCCCCACCGTGCTCGCCTGGGGCACGCCGTACTACACGAAGCTCGCGATGGCGGCGGCCGGCGGCCGCGCCCCCGACGTCGCGATCATGCACGCCACCCGGGTGCTCGGCTGGGCACCCGGCGGTCTGCTGGATGCCTGGGATCTCGACCGCCTGGCCGAGCTCGGCGTCGACGAGCAGACCTTCCCCGAGCCGATCTGGCAGAAGGGCGAGGTCGGCGGCAAGCACCTCAGCATCGCCCTCGACGCGCACCCGTTCGTGCTGATGTACAACACCGACATCTGCGGCAAGGCCGGCGTGCTCGACTCGGACGGCCGCCTGAAGGAGGCGAGCTCGCCCGAGGAGTTCCTCGACATGGTCGCGGCGGTCGCCGAGGCCGCCGGCGGCCATGGCCTCTCGTACGGCTACCTCGGCGACGGCGCGCAGATGTGGCGCCTGTTCTACACGCTCTACGCGCAGCACGGCACCGAGATGGAGCTCCCCGAGGGCGGCACGGCCGACATCGACACGGATGTCGCCGTCGAGTCCCTCACTTTCATGCAGACCCTGCTCGACGGCACCCTCGCGGCGAAGCAGAGCGACTACGGCACAGCGGTCGCCGAGTTCTCCACCGGCAAGAGCGGCCTGTTCCTCACCGGCGTCTGGGAGCTGCGCACCATGCAGGACGCCGGCATCCCGTTCGACGTCGCGCCGATCCCGCCGATCTTCGGCACCAGGGCCGCCTACGCCGACTCGCACGCGTTCGTGCTGCCGCACCAGTCCCGCCCGGACGAGCAGCACCGCGACCTGACCTACCAGTTCGTCGCGGACATGCTGAAGGGCTCGTTCGACTGGGCCACGGCCGGACACATCCCGGCCTACCTGCCGATCACCGAGTCGCCCGAGTACCAGGACCTGCTGCCGCAGGCGCACTACGCGGAGGCCGCAGGCTACGTCGTCTACGACCCGCCGGCCTGGTTCACCGGGTCGGGCTCGAACTTCCAGGGCGAGTTCGGCGCCGCCGCGCAGCCCGCGCTGCTGAGCGGCTCCGACCCGGCAGCCGCGATCTCGCGGTTCGAGGCGCGGGTGAACCGCTTCCTCAGCCAACCCAACCCTGCGGACCCCGAAGGGAGCCGGTCATGA
- a CDS encoding LacI family DNA-binding transcriptional regulator, whose amino-acid sequence MAQGARATMRDVASLAGVSAKTVSNVVTGAVPVREDTRERVEAAMRKLDFVPNLSARGLRNGRSGVIAVALPFLATSFSSELMHRIVEAAHRRGLAVHIEETGADPGRERELLSRARAHLVDGLILNPIRLEDSSVGGDDLPPVVLIGEVEYRSTDHVGIDSVAGAAEMTRHVLSRGARRIAVLGADDENTFATATSRLRLQGVRRALGEAGIPLDPRLEVNHPDWTMTGGVTATETLLGRGVAFDAIIAFTDSLATGALHVLRRHGIDVPAQVLVTGFDDVEVSRYTSPPLTTVAIDLPAFADAAVDRLVARIDDRPGPVQSVTVPHRLVLRESTDAAPRGHHPQS is encoded by the coding sequence ATGGCACAGGGCGCGCGGGCGACGATGCGAGACGTCGCATCCCTTGCCGGCGTGTCCGCGAAGACCGTCTCCAACGTCGTGACCGGTGCCGTCCCGGTGCGCGAGGACACCAGGGAGCGAGTCGAGGCGGCGATGCGCAAGCTGGACTTCGTGCCCAACCTCAGCGCCCGCGGCCTGCGCAACGGGCGCTCCGGCGTGATCGCCGTCGCCCTGCCGTTCCTCGCCACGTCGTTCTCGTCAGAGCTCATGCACCGCATCGTCGAGGCGGCCCACCGCCGCGGTCTCGCCGTGCACATCGAGGAGACCGGGGCGGACCCGGGCCGGGAGCGCGAGCTGCTCTCCCGTGCCCGCGCGCACCTGGTCGACGGCCTGATCCTCAACCCGATCCGCCTCGAGGACAGCTCGGTCGGAGGCGACGATCTGCCCCCGGTGGTGCTGATCGGCGAGGTCGAATACCGCAGCACCGACCACGTCGGCATCGACAGCGTGGCCGGCGCCGCCGAGATGACCAGGCATGTGCTCTCCCGCGGTGCGCGGCGGATCGCGGTGCTCGGCGCCGACGACGAGAACACGTTCGCGACCGCGACCAGCCGGCTGCGACTGCAGGGCGTGCGTCGGGCACTCGGCGAAGCCGGCATCCCGCTCGACCCCCGTCTGGAGGTGAACCATCCGGACTGGACGATGACCGGCGGGGTGACCGCGACCGAGACGCTGCTCGGCCGGGGCGTCGCGTTCGACGCGATCATCGCGTTCACCGACTCGCTCGCGACCGGCGCCCTGCACGTGCTGCGCCGCCACGGCATCGACGTGCCTGCCCAAGTGCTGGTGACCGGCTTCGACGACGTCGAGGTGTCGCGGTACACCTCGCCACCGCTGACCACCGTGGCCATCGACCTCCCCGCCTTCGCGGACGCCGCCGTCGACCGGCTGGTCGCGCGCATCGACGATCGCCCCGGCCCCGTGCAGTCGGTCACGGTGCCGCATCGCCTCGTCCTGCGCGAGAGCACGGATGCCGCGCCGCGCGGCCACCACCCGCAGTCCTGA
- a CDS encoding glycoside hydrolase family 127 protein, producing MTHLTTTPTIAPVVPSTGRLRPLGLDEVRIDDGFWAERQRVNGANTLPHIESKLESEGWLPNFDLAAAGTLPAGRRGREFSDSEVYKYLEALAWEIGRSEDPALDERFRAVVARVAAAQEPDGYLNTMFGRAGQDERWSQLEWGHELYCLGHLFQAAVARGRTRPTADDGLFDIALRAADLVCREFGEQGRHAICGHAEVEVGLAELGRFTGDRRYLDQAALFVARHGEHTLRDIEFGRSYYQDDIPVRDAEALRGHAVRANYLASAATDVAVETGDAELLRALRRQWDRTVDRRTYITGGQGAHHSDEAFGGDWELPPDRAYSETCASIGSIMFSWRLLLASGDTRYADLIERTLFNVVATSPAPDGRSFYYANTLHQRTPAQPADRDATSPRASSSLRAAWFDVSCCPPNVARTLASLAGYFATADDDGVQLHQYATGSVRTVLSDGTVSAFRVSTGYPEGGRVRVTVAEDGEWTLTLRVPSWAAGATVRVGEEEPTDAAPGTVSIRRAFRAGDTVELDLPVAPRITAPDPRVDAVRGCVAIERGPEVLALESVDFGDDIAEAVLDPASTPVDADGRISVRVSNRSTGEESEVALIRYHDWALRGPSTMRVWLPTS from the coding sequence ATGACTCACCTCACCACCACCCCGACGATCGCTCCCGTCGTGCCGTCCACCGGACGCCTGCGCCCGCTCGGCCTCGACGAGGTGCGCATCGACGACGGATTCTGGGCCGAGCGCCAGCGCGTCAACGGCGCGAACACCCTGCCGCACATCGAGTCGAAGCTCGAGTCCGAGGGGTGGCTGCCGAACTTCGACCTCGCCGCCGCCGGCACGCTGCCGGCCGGACGCCGTGGCCGGGAGTTCTCCGACTCCGAGGTCTACAAGTACCTGGAGGCACTCGCCTGGGAGATCGGGCGCTCCGAAGACCCGGCGCTGGACGAGCGCTTCCGTGCCGTGGTCGCCAGGGTCGCCGCCGCCCAGGAGCCGGACGGCTATCTGAACACGATGTTCGGCCGGGCAGGCCAGGACGAACGATGGTCTCAGCTGGAATGGGGCCACGAGCTGTACTGCCTCGGCCACCTGTTCCAGGCCGCAGTGGCTCGCGGCCGGACCCGTCCCACCGCGGACGACGGCCTGTTCGACATCGCCCTGCGCGCGGCCGATCTCGTCTGCCGCGAGTTCGGCGAGCAGGGGCGTCACGCGATCTGCGGGCACGCCGAGGTCGAGGTGGGCCTGGCCGAACTGGGCCGCTTCACCGGGGATCGTCGATACCTGGATCAGGCTGCGCTGTTCGTGGCCAGACACGGCGAGCACACACTGCGCGACATCGAGTTCGGTCGGAGCTACTACCAGGACGACATACCAGTGCGCGACGCCGAGGCACTGCGCGGTCACGCGGTGCGCGCCAACTATCTGGCCTCCGCCGCGACTGATGTCGCGGTCGAGACCGGAGACGCCGAGCTGCTGCGGGCGCTGCGGCGGCAGTGGGACCGCACCGTCGACCGCCGCACCTACATCACCGGCGGGCAGGGGGCGCACCACTCAGACGAGGCCTTCGGCGGTGACTGGGAGCTGCCGCCGGATCGCGCCTATTCCGAGACGTGCGCGAGCATCGGATCGATCATGTTCTCCTGGCGGCTGCTGCTGGCCTCCGGCGATACGCGATACGCCGACCTGATCGAGCGCACGCTGTTCAACGTCGTCGCCACCTCACCCGCCCCTGACGGCCGATCCTTCTACTACGCCAACACGCTGCATCAGCGCACGCCGGCCCAGCCGGCGGATCGAGATGCCACGTCGCCTCGTGCATCCTCGTCGCTGCGGGCCGCGTGGTTCGACGTCTCCTGCTGCCCGCCAAACGTCGCCCGCACTCTCGCGAGCCTCGCCGGCTACTTCGCGACCGCCGACGACGACGGGGTGCAGCTGCACCAGTACGCCACGGGGTCCGTGCGCACCGTACTGTCCGATGGCACCGTCTCCGCCTTCCGGGTCTCCACCGGGTATCCGGAAGGCGGACGGGTGCGCGTGACGGTCGCCGAGGACGGGGAGTGGACGCTGACCCTGCGAGTGCCCTCCTGGGCGGCCGGCGCGACGGTGCGGGTCGGTGAGGAAGAGCCGACGGATGCCGCCCCCGGCACCGTGTCGATCCGGCGCGCGTTCCGCGCCGGCGACACGGTCGAGCTCGACCTGCCGGTCGCTCCCCGGATCACCGCGCCGGATCCGCGCGTCGACGCGGTGCGCGGCTGTGTGGCGATCGAGCGCGGGCCGGAGGTGCTCGCCCTGGAGTCCGTCGACTTCGGCGACGACATCGCCGAAGCCGTGCTGGATCCGGCATCGACACCGGTGGACGCCGACGGACGCATCAGCGTGCGGGTCTCGAACCGCAGCACCGGCGAGGAGTCGGAGGTGGCGCTCATCCGGTACCACGACTGGGCGCTGCGCGGCCCGTCGACGATGCGGGTCTGGCTGCCGACGAGTTGA
- a CDS encoding carbohydrate ABC transporter permease, producing the protein MTTTVPETTRAIVAPGAPRATTRRMPLAFGIPYWVFTGALALIFLYPLIWTAVSSVSPLAGTSQTDGWGFGNYAALTKYQAGIWVYLWNSTVVSVLTVVLTLAISLLGGYAFARFSFPGKNALFLLTLAILMVPYATLLIPLYVILNAVGLQNSLVGVALVITMFQLPFSMFMMRISFESIPKELDEAAMVDGCSSWGALWRVLLHAVKPGLVTVGLFAFLTAWNDFMAPLILINDSNRMTLPLAVANLRGQVQGVVDYGATEAGVVVLALPCILLFLILQRHYVRGFMSGAFKG; encoded by the coding sequence ATGACCACCACCGTCCCCGAGACCACTCGGGCCATCGTCGCCCCCGGTGCGCCGCGTGCCACGACCAGGCGGATGCCGCTGGCCTTCGGCATCCCGTACTGGGTGTTCACCGGCGCACTCGCGCTGATCTTCCTGTACCCGCTGATCTGGACCGCCGTGTCCAGCGTCAGCCCCCTCGCCGGCACCAGCCAGACCGACGGCTGGGGCTTCGGCAACTACGCCGCGCTGACGAAGTACCAGGCCGGCATCTGGGTCTATCTGTGGAACTCGACCGTGGTGTCCGTGCTCACCGTCGTACTGACCCTGGCGATCTCGCTGCTGGGCGGATACGCATTCGCGCGATTCTCGTTCCCCGGCAAGAACGCGCTGTTCCTGCTCACGCTGGCGATCCTGATGGTGCCGTACGCCACCCTGCTGATTCCGCTGTACGTCATCCTGAACGCCGTCGGCCTGCAGAACTCGCTGGTGGGGGTGGCGCTGGTGATCACGATGTTCCAGCTGCCGTTCTCGATGTTCATGATGCGCATCTCGTTCGAGTCCATACCGAAAGAGCTCGACGAGGCGGCGATGGTCGACGGATGCTCCAGCTGGGGTGCGCTGTGGCGGGTGCTGCTGCACGCCGTCAAGCCGGGGCTGGTGACCGTCGGCCTGTTCGCGTTCCTCACCGCCTGGAACGACTTCATGGCCCCGCTGATCCTCATCAACGACAGCAACCGGATGACGCTGCCCCTCGCCGTCGCGAACCTCCGCGGCCAGGTGCAGGGCGTCGTCGACTACGGCGCCACCGAGGCGGGCGTGGTCGTGCTCGCCCTTCCCTGCATCCTGCTGTTCCTGATCCTGCAACGACACTACGTGCGCGGCTTCATGTCGGGCGCATTCAAGGGCTGA
- a CDS encoding carbohydrate ABC transporter permease, which yields MDRHDTHRIRARAHGDPHRTATTPRLRRPRPGLALRRADRDLRRLPFHRPAAARLPDVGLGLAAAGGNQGINFPQNYQDAVTHRLFWDSIRFTLLYTVITTVILIALGLGLALFVQESTRWKGFLRTAFLVPSALGLASASLLFYVLYSPIAGPFADLMKSWGITFLGTPTGALWSTIFLIVWRYAGFYMLLMLVGLQGIPEDVYEAARIDGASRWQTFRDITVPLLRPTFALTTIMCVTGSLLAFEQFYILTKGGPDNSTMTIVQLIYNVAFQGQNDLGVAGALSVIVLLALIVINVFQLRAFGRSDES from the coding sequence TTGGATCGACATGACACTCACCGCATCCGCGCCCGCGCGCACGGCGACCCGCACCGCACGGCGACGACGCCGCGGCTACGGCGGCCCCGTCCAGGGCTGGCTCTACGCCGCGCCGACCGCGATCTTCGTCGCCTGCCTTTTCATCGTCCCGCTGCTGCTCGTCTTCCAGATGTCGGCCTCGGACTGGCCGCTGCTGGAGGCAACCAGGGCATCAACTTCCCGCAGAACTATCAGGACGCGGTCACGCACCGCCTGTTCTGGGACTCGATCCGGTTCACCCTGCTGTACACCGTCATCACGACGGTGATCCTCATCGCCCTCGGCCTCGGCCTCGCCCTGTTCGTGCAGGAGTCCACCCGCTGGAAGGGCTTCCTGCGCACGGCGTTCCTGGTGCCGAGCGCGCTGGGACTGGCATCCGCCTCACTGCTGTTCTACGTGCTGTACTCGCCGATCGCCGGTCCGTTCGCCGACCTGATGAAGTCCTGGGGGATCACGTTCCTCGGCACACCCACCGGCGCGCTGTGGTCCACGATCTTCCTGATCGTCTGGCGCTACGCGGGCTTCTACATGCTGCTCATGCTGGTGGGCCTGCAGGGCATCCCCGAGGACGTCTACGAAGCGGCCCGCATCGACGGTGCGAGCCGCTGGCAGACCTTCCGCGACATCACCGTGCCGCTGCTGCGGCCCACATTCGCCCTGACCACCATCATGTGCGTGACCGGATCGCTGCTCGCTTTCGAGCAGTTCTACATCCTCACCAAGGGCGGCCCCGACAATTCCACGATGACCATCGTGCAACTCATCTACAACGTCGCCTTCCAGGGGCAGAACGACCTCGGTGTCGCCGGCGCCCTGTCGGTCATCGTGCTGCTCGCCCTCATCGTCATCAACGTCTTCCAGCTGCGCGCCTTCGGCCGCTCGGACGAGAGCTGA
- a CDS encoding ABC transporter substrate-binding protein → MHITGKRRLHRGAAALIAAGLLAGSLAACAPASDDNAAAPISGDGTDDGSTLTLWTRAPLERQAKLLVEAYNGSHKNQVELTVVPNDDYVAKVGAAAGSGGLPDLFAADIVYVPNWVKQGLFTDLTKQIDGLDYKDQINQGHLTAGTLDEKEYVLPFVLDLSMLMWNKELFTEAGLDPEEAPATLDEFAEAAKKVQALNKPDTYGTATGLNCGGCLVFTWFPSIWASGDQVMNDDGTESLLDGDSAKAVYDTWKGLEDAGAVLPSSTDEAGPTWTAAFSEGKVGVMPFPATLLPSLTFDAGVAGIPGVDGGASTFVGGDGIGVSKDSKKAAQAWNFLSWMMSEDAQVGVLAKDDNAVSRSDLANNEYAAKDPRMVTINEVAAKGDTPVALNFQQAFNAPGSPWLTLVRNAVLKGSDSVDADNEEITAVLGQ, encoded by the coding sequence ATGCACATCACCGGAAAGCGCCGCCTGCACCGCGGCGCCGCCGCACTCATCGCAGCGGGTCTGCTCGCGGGCAGCCTCGCCGCCTGTGCGCCGGCATCCGACGACAACGCCGCCGCACCGATCAGCGGCGACGGCACAGACGACGGTTCCACGCTCACCCTGTGGACCCGTGCGCCCCTGGAGCGGCAGGCCAAGCTTCTGGTCGAGGCGTACAACGGCTCGCACAAGAACCAGGTCGAGCTCACGGTCGTCCCCAACGACGACTACGTCGCGAAGGTCGGCGCCGCCGCAGGATCCGGCGGTCTGCCTGACCTGTTCGCCGCCGACATCGTGTACGTGCCGAACTGGGTGAAGCAGGGCCTGTTCACCGACCTGACGAAGCAGATCGACGGCCTCGACTACAAGGACCAGATCAACCAGGGCCACCTCACCGCCGGCACGCTCGACGAGAAGGAGTACGTGCTCCCGTTCGTGCTCGACCTGTCGATGCTGATGTGGAACAAGGAGCTCTTCACCGAGGCCGGTCTCGACCCCGAGGAGGCACCGGCCACGCTGGACGAGTTCGCCGAGGCGGCGAAGAAGGTGCAGGCGCTGAACAAGCCGGACACCTACGGCACCGCCACCGGGCTGAACTGCGGCGGATGCCTGGTGTTCACCTGGTTCCCGTCGATCTGGGCGTCCGGCGACCAGGTCATGAACGACGACGGCACCGAATCGCTGCTCGACGGCGACTCCGCCAAGGCCGTCTACGACACCTGGAAGGGACTGGAGGACGCCGGAGCCGTGCTGCCCAGCTCGACCGATGAGGCCGGCCCCACCTGGACCGCGGCGTTCAGTGAGGGCAAGGTCGGTGTCATGCCCTTCCCTGCGACGCTGCTGCCGTCGCTCACCTTCGACGCTGGCGTCGCCGGCATCCCCGGTGTCGACGGCGGCGCCTCGACTTTCGTCGGCGGCGACGGGATCGGCGTCTCGAAGGACTCGAAGAAGGCCGCGCAGGCGTGGAACTTCCTGAGCTGGATGATGTCGGAGGACGCCCAGGTCGGCGTGCTCGCCAAGGACGACAACGCGGTGTCCCGCAGCGACCTGGCGAACAACGAGTACGCGGCGAAGGACCCGCGCATGGTCACCATCAACGAGGTCGCCGCCAAGGGCGACACCCCGGTCGCGCTCAACTTCCAGCAGGCGTTCAACGCACCGGGCAGCCCCTGGCTGACCCTCGTGCGCAACGCCGTGCTCAAGGGCTCCGACTCGGTCGACGCGGACAACGAGGAGATCACCGCCGTCCTCGGCCAGTGA